ttcacaagctaatgaaaaaaaaattaaaattgtcagcataatttttttcttttaaaagatcAATATAtagaaacataaattaaactttaaaaaaaatcgttttcTTTATAATAATCTTAAACAAACGGTCCAAAGTCTACATTTTTGTCCTTATGGGCAGAGCTTGATTCACCaaagaaatataataatttcGAAATGCCAAAAGGGTAAATGTATTTACAAGATTATAAAATGCAtccatatttttcaatttttacgcACAATGAAgatgtatatatgtattttttttggtgaaagaaTTAAAGTTTGGCCTGTCTGAAGTTGAACCAAAACTAAAGTTATACTAGTATTATTAAGAAGTCAACATTAGAAAAACCAAACATTAGCATGAATCAGATCATAAATAATAGATGACCAAAACCATAAGATTTAAACTCTAACCAAGTgggcaaaattaaaaaaagaatgttcCTTGAACCACACATCTACGCAAACATTACAAATTACAATACAATATTAgtgaaattcatcaaattcactTTCTCCAGCAGCCATGTAGCACCACATCTATGACTTTGATCGAACCTGGATTTCTTGCTGTTACATCAGGACGTTGTAACAGTTAAAGATTGTCTGATCTTGATCAATGGTTCAGATCATTAAATTGTGTTATAATATGGATCGTCTGATTTGATATCAATGGCCGTGATTAATTACAGCATGAAACTTTGTGTTTTTGTACAACACCAAATCCAGATCCGACTTTGATCCTACCATATACTCTTTACCTTCACCAACATTTTCTAGAACCCGCTTTGGATCCTACGCAATCCGTTAATATTTATAGACAATAAAAAAGTCGTGACCGAGTTTCAGAACTGACTttgtctttataaaattttaataattgatgtcatttcgtctatctaaaaaaacacGTATGTaagataattttaaattttttaacaatgtcTTATCGAAATTGATTCTCAAACAAATTTCCATTATTCTTAGAACAAAAAGTGGCATTTCAGTTTCAGcagaaaaaaaaacagcatttcATTTCGTGGAACTTGTTACACCTTACTTCAGTTGTCGTGTTATTCTCCATAATCTACGTGGCAATTCATCATTGTTCCTTCCAACCTTTGTTTATGCCAACTGACCTTATCATTGGAACACCTCAGGTTATATCCAACGGTTCTCCTAACCTCCACTTGTTTCTCATAACAATCCAACGGTATCTGCAATACGTATACAAATTGCATTGCAAACTCTCTTtcattctctcttcttcatcttATTCACTTTATACAAACCTTCTTAAGTTCTAATTGGATTATATTTTTAGAAACTTTCTCAGGTTTTTTTGTACTTTTTAAGGTACACACAATTGTTATTCTatgttctttgtttttgtttttgttttatttcttgaAATAGAAGTTTATGAATTGTtgaattttattcaaaatttattgcttttatgacatattttatcattttagctTCTGGGTTTGATTCAGTTCAACTTGTTTTTATCTgatttgtgaaaaaaataattaaagatttgtttttttatttttggtgtgtaaattgaagctttttgttgataaattgTTAGCTTAAGATGTGATTTGGTTACCTTGGTAGGTGaggatttttgtttgtgttggcTATTTTAaggtttggtttttgtttgcCTATTTTAAGgttgttctttattttttccttaattatgtttttgtatTGATCATGTGTCAAATTGGGTTTTTAGTTCTCTGAATTGTGGTTGTGTTGAAAATGAGTGTCTATGTTCAATGTACTTAGAACTAATGTTTTGGGTTTGGTTTTGGGTGTATATACATTCAATGTATATTGCACAATTTTCAGGACATGTGTGTTTGATAAGATTTTGTTTTGGtctcttttttatgaaaagctatAAAACTCATTTCTACTACCTTTTTGTGCTCTAGTTCAAGTTTATCACCAAACTTTTCtgattttaatcttcaaaacaaaacaaccccTTTTTGTCGAGGTGCAGCATCGAAAAGTTCAATTTCCTGATTTTCTGTCTTCAACATTGTTTTTTCACTTTAATTGAGTTTGTGTTGATTCATTGTTACTAACTTTTGTTCTTCTTAATAGGTAAAGTTTTCAAGAATAAATGTCGGTGGCGTTCACCAATCTCTCATGGTGGTTATGGAGTGGAAAACATCAAGAACCAAGAATCTCCTCAAAAGGGACATCAATAAATTCTTCAACAGATTTGAACATGTTGGAATCTGAGGTAATGAGATTTCCTTTGGTGCAAGCAAACATAGGATCATCATCAAAAAAGGTGAAGAGAAAATGGAATAGTAGGGAAGAGAGGAGGAAAGTAGATAgggaatatgatgttgttcttgttcCATCTGATGGTGGATGTGTTTCTGGT
Above is a genomic segment from Medicago truncatula cultivar Jemalong A17 chromosome 5, MtrunA17r5.0-ANR, whole genome shotgun sequence containing:
- the LOC11442322 gene encoding uncharacterized protein, with the protein product MSVAFTNLSWWLWSGKHQEPRISSKGTSINSSTDLNMLESEVMRFPLVQANIGSSSKKVKRKWNSREERRKVDREYDVVLVPSDGGCVSGSESDDSDWSIGWLEPHGPGFPSDDETDNSFAVLVPCYGRDYGRIEEDTKSNLLNGVGHFLDSYSDESKKYVENWLSSIRNT